The proteins below come from a single Anguilla rostrata isolate EN2019 chromosome 3, ASM1855537v3, whole genome shotgun sequence genomic window:
- the LOC135251185 gene encoding POU domain, class 3, transcription factor 4, whose amino-acid sequence MATAASNPYSIISSNSMVHVDSSVMQQGSPFRNHQKLLQSDYLQGVPSNGHPLGHQWVTSLSEGSPWPSSLAGSPLEQQDVKPGREDLQLGAIIHHRSPHVAHHSPHTNHPAAWGTPVSHNSSINTGGQPINIYSQSGFTVNGMLEHGGLTPPPNSAQTQGLHPGLRDTPDHVDIGAHHCHDHSDEETPTSDELEQFAKQFKQRRIKLGFTQADVGLALGTLYGNVFSQTTICRFEALQLSFKNMCKLKPLLNKWLEEADSSTGSPSSIDKIAAQGRKRKKRTSIEVSVKGVLETHFLKCPKPAAQEISSLADSLQLEKEVVRVWFCNRRQKEKRMTPPGEQQPHEVYSHNVNTDNSSCHDL is encoded by the coding sequence ATGGCCACAGCTGCCTCGAATCCCTACAGCATTATCAGTTCCAACTCTATGGTTCATGTAGACTCCTCGGTCATGCAACAAGGGAGTCCTTTCAGGAATCATCAGAAACTTCTCCAAAGTGACTATCTACAGGGAGTCCCAAGCAACGGACACCCTCTCGGACACCAGTGGGTGACCAGTTTATCCGAGGGAAGTCCATGGCCATCGTCTTTAGCGGGCAGTCCTCTGGAGCAGCAGGATGTGAAACCGGGACGAGAAGACCTGCAACTCGGAGCGATCATTCATCACCGGTCCCCTCATGTCGCCCATCACTCGCCCCATACAAATCACCCAGCTGCATGGGGGACACCTGTGTCTCATAACTCATCTATAAACACCGGTGGACAACCTATCAACATCTACTCGCAGTCCGGCTTCACGGTCAATGGCATGCTAGAGCACGGAGGTCTGACGCCTCCACCTAACTCGGCGCAGACCCAAGGCTTGCACCCAGGGCTGCGAGACACTCCAGACCACGTCGACATCGGAGCGCACCACTGCCATGACCACTCCGATGAGGAAACGCCGACATCGGATGAGCTGGAACAATTCGCAAAGCAGTTCAAACAAAGGAGGATCAAGCTGGGGTTTACACAAGCAGACGTTGGGCTCGCGCTGGGGACTTTGTACGGCAACGTCTTCTCACAGACGACCATCTGCAGGTTCGAAGCTCTGCAGCTGAGTTTCAAAAATATGTGCAAACTGAAGCCCTTGTTAAACAAGTGGCTGGAGGAGGCAGATTCGTCCACGGGAAGCCCGAGTAGCATCGACAAAATCGCCGCGCAGGGAAGGAAACGAAAGAAAAGGACCTCCATTGAGGTGAGCGTCAAAGGGGTACTGGAGACCCACTTTCTTAAATGCCCCAAACCCGCGGCTCAGGAGATATCTTCTTTGGCAGACAGCCTACAGCTAGAGAAGGAGGTGGTTCGTGTCTGGTTTTGTAACAGAAGACAAAAGGAGAAAAGAATGACTCCGCCGGGAGAGCAGCAGCCGCACGAGGTATACTCTCACAATGTTAATACGGACAACTCATCGTGCCATGATCTCTGA